In a genomic window of Prochlorococcus marinus str. GP2:
- the rpaB gene encoding response regulator transcription factor RpaB, with amino-acid sequence MSKARILVVDDEPAVLKVLVTRLQLAGYQVYSATNGEEALESFHRDSPDLIVLDVMLPKMDGFAVCRRIRAESVVPIIFLTALEAISERVAGLDLGADDYLSKPFSPKELEARIATILRRMGPAVSVTETKEVPSGKGVMKFGSLVVDTNRRQVSRAGERISLTYTEFSLLELLFDEPGKVVPRAEILEQLWGYPPRRAADLRVVDVYVARLRGKLEPDPRNPELILTVRGIGYASQRVGETATSLAS; translated from the coding sequence ATGTCAAAAGCAAGAATTTTAGTTGTTGATGATGAACCAGCAGTTTTGAAGGTATTAGTCACAAGACTTCAACTGGCAGGATATCAAGTTTATTCAGCCACTAATGGAGAAGAGGCTCTCGAATCTTTTCACAGAGATTCCCCAGACTTGATAGTTCTTGATGTTATGCTTCCAAAAATGGACGGATTCGCAGTATGCCGAAGAATTAGAGCCGAATCAGTAGTCCCAATAATATTTTTGACTGCTCTTGAGGCGATTTCAGAGAGAGTGGCAGGTTTAGATTTAGGAGCTGATGATTACTTATCTAAACCATTCAGCCCAAAAGAGTTAGAAGCGAGAATAGCTACTATTTTGAGAAGAATGGGCCCTGCAGTGTCAGTTACTGAAACTAAGGAAGTTCCATCTGGTAAAGGAGTTATGAAATTTGGTAGTTTAGTTGTGGATACTAATCGCAGACAAGTTTCAAGAGCTGGGGAAAGAATTAGTTTAACTTATACTGAATTTAGTCTTCTAGAATTATTATTTGACGAGCCTGGTAAAGTTGTTCCACGAGCTGAAATTTTAGAACAACTTTGGGGTTATCCTCCTCGTAGGGCGGCAGATTTAAGAGTTGTAGATGTTTATGTCGCTAGATTAAGAGGAAAATTAGAACCAGACCCAAGAAATCCGGAACTAATATTAACTGTTCGGGGAATTGGTTATGCATCCCAGAGAGTTGGCGAAACAGCAACATCTTTGGCAAGTTAA
- the smpB gene encoding SsrA-binding protein SmpB has translation MAKNSNKVKKNANKANNFKLLADNRYAKFQYAISETIEAGIELLGTEVKSIRNGKANLRDGYCSFRDGEILLLNVHISPHKNVGSFFNHDPLRNRKLLLHKKEIIKMKSNTEKKGMTIVPLSLYLKGSWIKLTIGVGKGKKLHDKRQDEKQKSIKKEINSALKR, from the coding sequence ATGGCAAAAAATTCAAACAAAGTTAAAAAAAATGCTAATAAAGCAAATAATTTTAAACTTCTAGCTGATAATAGATATGCAAAATTTCAATATGCAATATCTGAAACAATCGAAGCTGGAATTGAGCTTTTAGGGACTGAAGTAAAGTCCATTAGAAACGGAAAAGCAAATTTAAGAGACGGATATTGTTCATTCAGAGATGGTGAGATCTTGTTATTAAATGTTCACATTTCACCACATAAAAATGTGGGGTCTTTCTTTAATCATGATCCACTAAGAAATAGAAAGTTGCTACTACATAAAAAAGAAATAATAAAAATGAAATCTAATACTGAAAAAAAAGGAATGACTATTGTTCCATTATCTCTTTATTTAAAAGGCTCATGGATAAAACTAACTATTGGAGTTGGTAAAGGGAAAAAATTACATGACAAACGACAAGATGAAAAACAAAAAAGCATAAAAAAAGAAATCAACTCTGCACTAAAAAGATAA
- the tkt gene encoding transketolase, which yields MVAASVSLESLCVNSIRMLAVDAVNKSNSGHPGLPMGCAPMGYALWQNILNHNPNNPKWFNRDRFVLSAGHGCMLLYSLLHLTGYKSVSIDDIKEFRQWGSKTPGHPETFETEGVEVTAGPLGAGISNAVGLAIAETHLAAKFNKPDCNIVDHYTYVIMGDGCNQEGIASEACSLAGHLKLGKLIALYDDNQITIDGRTDVSFTEDVLKRYEAYGWHVQHVEDGNHDVKGITEAIEKAKLITDKPSIIKISTTIGYGSPNKSDTAGIHGAAVGEEEAALTREFLNWEYPPFEIPDEVYAHFRKSINKGENLEKEWDSKFEEYQKKYPSEGAELHRMLKGQLPENWDSDLPSYTPDDKGLATRKHSQICLGALGPNLPELIGGSADLTHSNYTDIKGETGSFQPHSPEKRYLHFGVREHAMAAVLNGIAYHNSGLIPYGGTFLVFADYMRGSMRLSALSELGVIYVLTHDSIGVGEDGPTHQPIETIPSLRAMPNMLVFRPGDGNETSGAYKLAIQNRKRPSALCLSRQGMPNQENTSIEKVSLGGYIVSDCEGTPDLIFIGTGSELNLCIEASKEISSLGKKIRVVSMPCLELFEEQEESYKESVLPSSVKKRVVVEAAHSFGWHKYTGFDGICITMDRFGASAPGGECMKNFGFTVENVVNKTKEIL from the coding sequence ATGGTCGCTGCATCTGTTTCATTAGAATCACTTTGTGTAAATAGTATAAGAATGCTTGCTGTAGATGCAGTAAATAAATCTAATAGTGGACATCCTGGGTTGCCAATGGGGTGTGCTCCAATGGGTTATGCATTATGGCAAAACATTCTTAATCACAACCCAAATAACCCAAAATGGTTCAATAGAGACCGTTTTGTATTATCAGCTGGTCATGGCTGTATGCTTTTATATTCTTTGCTGCATTTAACAGGATATAAATCTGTTTCAATAGATGACATTAAAGAATTTAGACAATGGGGTTCAAAAACTCCTGGACATCCAGAAACATTCGAAACTGAAGGTGTTGAGGTTACAGCTGGTCCTCTTGGAGCTGGAATTTCAAATGCAGTTGGTTTAGCAATAGCTGAAACTCACTTAGCAGCTAAATTTAATAAGCCTGATTGCAATATCGTTGATCACTATACATACGTAATAATGGGTGACGGCTGTAATCAAGAAGGTATTGCATCAGAGGCCTGCTCATTAGCTGGTCACCTTAAGCTTGGGAAATTAATTGCACTCTATGACGATAATCAAATTACAATTGATGGGCGAACCGACGTTTCTTTCACCGAAGATGTTCTAAAAAGATACGAAGCTTATGGATGGCATGTACAACATGTTGAAGATGGGAATCATGATGTTAAAGGAATAACTGAAGCTATCGAAAAAGCAAAATTAATTACAGACAAACCTTCAATTATTAAAATTTCTACAACCATAGGTTATGGTTCTCCTAATAAATCAGATACTGCTGGAATTCATGGAGCAGCTGTTGGAGAAGAAGAAGCTGCATTAACTAGAGAGTTTCTTAATTGGGAATATCCTCCATTTGAAATACCAGATGAAGTATATGCGCATTTTAGAAAATCAATAAACAAAGGCGAAAACTTAGAGAAAGAATGGGATTCTAAATTTGAAGAATATCAAAAAAAATATCCTTCTGAAGGAGCTGAGTTACACAGAATGTTAAAAGGCCAATTACCTGAAAATTGGGACTCAGATCTCCCTTCTTATACGCCTGATGATAAAGGATTAGCCACTAGAAAGCATTCACAAATATGTTTAGGTGCATTGGGTCCTAACCTTCCTGAACTAATTGGTGGATCCGCAGATTTAACTCACTCTAACTACACAGACATCAAAGGAGAAACCGGGTCATTTCAGCCTCATAGTCCTGAAAAAAGATATTTACACTTTGGTGTAAGAGAGCATGCAATGGCAGCTGTACTTAATGGAATTGCCTATCACAATAGTGGTCTTATTCCTTATGGTGGAACCTTCCTTGTTTTCGCCGATTATATGAGAGGTTCAATGAGGCTTTCAGCACTCAGCGAACTAGGAGTTATCTATGTATTAACACATGATTCAATTGGTGTAGGAGAAGACGGCCCAACACATCAACCTATTGAGACTATCCCTTCACTTCGTGCCATGCCTAACATGCTAGTTTTCAGACCAGGAGATGGAAATGAAACAAGTGGAGCTTATAAACTCGCTATTCAAAATAGAAAAAGACCTTCTGCCCTTTGTTTAAGTAGACAAGGTATGCCAAATCAAGAAAATACCTCGATCGAAAAAGTTTCCCTAGGAGGATATATAGTTTCGGATTGTGAAGGTACGCCAGATCTAATATTTATTGGTACTGGAAGCGAACTAAATCTTTGTATTGAAGCGAGTAAGGAAATTTCCAGCTTAGGTAAAAAAATTAGAGTTGTTTCTATGCCTTGTTTAGAACTTTTCGAAGAGCAAGAAGAATCTTACAAAGAAAGTGTTTTACCTAGTAGTGTGAAAAAGAGAGTTGTAGTAGAAGCTGCCCATTCATTTGGTTGGCATAAATATACAGGTTTTGATGGTATTTGTATCACTATGGATAGGTTTGGTGCATCAGCGCCAGGTGGAGAATGTATGAAAAATTTTGGATTTACAGTCGAAAACGTAGTTAATAAAACGAAGGAAATTCTATAA
- the lysS gene encoding lysine--tRNA ligase yields MSEIREARLQKADSLVRKGFSSYAESFKISHTTKFLSQKFDYLENGQEEDYSISIAGRVMSKRVMGKIAFFTISDQEGQIQLYLDQRIINLDLEHKKLLSFEDLKEIVDIGDWIGVYGTIKKTNKGELSIKVEKWEMLSKSLQPLPDKWHGLTDIEKRYRQRYLDLIVNPHSKNVFKTRAKCISFIRKWLDNRNFLEIETPILQSEAGGADARPFITHHNTLDIPLYLRIATELHLKRMVVGGFEKVYELGRIFRNEGISTRHNPEFTSVEIYEAYSDYIDMMNLTEELIKDILADACGSLIINYQNKEIDFSKPWTRISMKAIVKKYTGIDFDSFSGDFLAAKQAVKNINVDCSNKVNTMGRLLNEVFEQKVESKLIEPTFVIDYPVEISPLARPHHDNKEIVQRFELFIVGRELANAFSELIDPVDQRERMQLQQSLRDEGDLEAHCIDEDFLNALEIGMPPTGGLGIGIDRLIMLITNSASIRDVIPFPLLKPEITSKKSEKSPSNEVK; encoded by the coding sequence TTGTCTGAAATAAGAGAAGCTCGTTTACAGAAAGCTGATTCACTAGTTAGAAAAGGATTTTCTTCTTATGCAGAAAGTTTTAAAATTTCTCATACTACAAAATTTCTTTCTCAAAAATTTGATTATTTAGAAAATGGTCAAGAAGAAGATTACAGCATCTCTATTGCCGGTAGAGTAATGTCAAAAAGAGTGATGGGTAAAATTGCCTTTTTCACAATAAGTGATCAAGAAGGTCAGATTCAACTTTATTTAGATCAAAGGATTATTAACTTAGATTTAGAACACAAAAAATTACTTTCTTTTGAAGATCTTAAGGAAATAGTAGATATTGGTGATTGGATAGGCGTCTATGGAACTATTAAAAAAACTAATAAAGGTGAGCTTTCAATTAAAGTAGAAAAATGGGAAATGTTATCCAAATCATTACAACCTCTCCCAGATAAATGGCATGGATTGACTGATATTGAAAAAAGATATAGACAACGTTATTTAGATTTAATAGTAAATCCTCACTCTAAAAATGTATTTAAAACCAGAGCGAAATGTATAAGTTTTATAAGAAAATGGCTAGATAATAGAAATTTTTTAGAGATAGAGACTCCAATTCTGCAATCTGAAGCTGGTGGTGCTGATGCAAGACCATTTATAACTCATCACAATACATTAGATATTCCGTTGTATTTAAGAATAGCTACAGAATTACATTTAAAGAGAATGGTTGTTGGAGGTTTTGAGAAAGTATATGAATTGGGAAGAATCTTTCGTAATGAGGGGATAAGTACAAGACATAATCCAGAATTCACCTCAGTTGAAATTTATGAAGCTTATTCTGATTATATAGATATGATGAATTTAACTGAAGAATTGATTAAAGATATCTTAGCTGATGCATGTGGGTCTTTAATCATAAATTATCAAAATAAAGAAATTGATTTTTCTAAGCCTTGGACAAGAATTTCCATGAAAGCTATTGTCAAAAAGTATACAGGGATTGATTTTGATTCTTTCAGTGGAGACTTTCTAGCAGCAAAACAAGCCGTTAAAAATATCAATGTTGATTGTTCTAATAAAGTAAATACTATGGGAAGACTTTTAAATGAGGTCTTCGAACAAAAAGTAGAATCAAAACTTATAGAACCCACTTTTGTTATTGATTATCCTGTTGAAATTTCGCCTTTAGCTAGGCCTCATCATGATAATAAAGAAATAGTTCAGAGATTTGAATTATTCATTGTTGGTCGAGAACTGGCAAATGCGTTTAGTGAGTTGATAGATCCAGTAGATCAAAGAGAAAGAATGCAATTACAGCAATCCCTTAGAGATGAAGGAGATCTTGAGGCTCACTGCATAGATGAAGATTTTTTGAATGCTTTAGAGATTGGCATGCCTCCTACAGGAGGATTAGGTATAGGCATTGATAGGCTAATTATGTTAATTACTAATAGCGCATCGATTAGAGATGTAATCCCTTTCCCATTGTTAAAACCAGAAATAACTTCCAAAAAAAGTGAAAAATCACCCTCGAATGAAGTAAAATAA
- the ruvB gene encoding Holliday junction branch migration DNA helicase RuvB — protein sequence MAIISSNVGDNDFSFRKKEFRLVDSKNIPEEKRNNNLNLARPLNLKEFIGQEQLKSSLRIAIDASIIRKEPLEHTLFYGQPGLGKTTLAFLIAHELNTKCKIATAPAIERPRDIVGLLLGLKEGEVLFIDEIHRLNRLTEELLYSAMEDFRIDLTVGANRGARCRTINLPRFTLIGATTKLASISAPLRDRFGISQKVEFYTCDELKQIIVNFSRLINLNLEDEASYDLAKISRGTPRIALRLLRRVRDYAQVVMKTNTISVDLIKKALNSYQIDEKGLDSLDRHYLSFLNQNNNIPIGLDSIASGLGDDSSMLEFVVEPYLIKIGFLTRTPRGRLLTALGKKYIDSKDDNF from the coding sequence ATGGCAATAATTTCTTCCAATGTAGGTGATAATGACTTTTCTTTTCGTAAAAAAGAATTTAGGCTAGTTGATTCAAAAAACATTCCAGAAGAAAAGAGAAATAATAATTTGAACTTAGCCCGGCCTCTTAATTTAAAAGAATTTATTGGCCAAGAACAACTTAAATCTTCTTTAAGAATAGCTATAGATGCTTCAATTATTAGAAAAGAACCTTTGGAGCATACTCTTTTTTATGGACAGCCTGGTTTAGGGAAGACTACTCTTGCTTTTTTGATAGCCCACGAATTGAATACAAAATGTAAGATTGCGACTGCACCAGCCATTGAAAGACCAAGAGATATTGTAGGTTTACTTCTTGGATTAAAAGAAGGTGAAGTTTTATTTATCGATGAGATACATCGCTTAAATAGGTTAACTGAAGAGTTGTTATATTCTGCAATGGAGGATTTTAGAATTGACTTAACTGTAGGAGCTAACAGAGGAGCCCGTTGTAGAACAATTAATCTTCCTAGGTTTACCCTGATTGGCGCGACAACTAAATTAGCTTCAATAAGTGCACCTCTAAGAGATAGATTTGGGATATCTCAGAAAGTTGAATTTTATACATGTGATGAATTAAAACAAATTATTGTTAATTTCTCCCGATTAATAAACCTCAATTTAGAAGATGAAGCATCTTATGATTTAGCAAAGATATCTCGAGGGACTCCAAGAATTGCTTTAAGATTATTAAGAAGAGTTAGAGATTATGCTCAAGTTGTTATGAAAACTAATACTATCTCAGTGGATTTAATAAAAAAAGCTTTAAATTCTTACCAAATAGACGAAAAAGGATTGGATTCTTTAGATAGACACTATTTATCTTTTCTTAACCAAAACAATAATATTCCAATTGGCCTTGATTCAATTGCATCTGGGTTGGGCGATGATTCTTCAATGTTAGAATTTGTAGTTGAGCCATATCTCATTAAAATTGGTTTTCTGACGAGAACTCCTCGAGGAAGATTGCTTACTGCTTTAGGAAAAAAGTACATTGATTCAAAAGATGATAACTTTTAA
- a CDS encoding amidohydrolase → MNRDQLHKKIDSFNDELINLRRHIHEHPELSGLENQTAILISGFLKDIGWNVRESIGRTGVIADFGPQYKGIIGLRVDMDALPIFEETKLSFSSKVDGVMHACGHDLHISIGLGVAKIIKDLKLNFGTRIIFQPAEEIASGARWMIKDGATNGLTHIFGVHVYPDLSVGTIGIKEGSLTAAAGELNVEIKGKSGHGARPHEGVDAIWAASKVISGIQESITRKLDPLDPVVITFGKINGGNAFNVLAEKVNLIGTVRCTNRKVFTNIGNWLNENITSIANSCGADAKVIFREITPSVNNSSEINRVLRESGIKVLGQENVIELQKPSLGAEDFAEFLNEIPGAMFRLGVSNSNGCAPLHSSKFDPDERAIAVGIKVITESIVKLNSEITNKIDG, encoded by the coding sequence ATGAATAGAGATCAGTTACATAAAAAAATTGATTCGTTTAATGATGAACTAATTAACTTAAGAAGACATATCCATGAACATCCGGAATTAAGTGGACTTGAAAATCAAACAGCGATCTTGATCAGTGGTTTTTTAAAAGATATTGGTTGGAACGTTAGAGAATCTATAGGTAGGACTGGAGTTATAGCTGATTTTGGCCCCCAATATAAAGGTATTATAGGTTTAAGAGTGGATATGGATGCTTTGCCAATATTTGAGGAAACTAAATTAAGTTTTTCTTCAAAAGTAGATGGTGTTATGCATGCCTGTGGTCACGATTTGCATATCTCGATTGGATTGGGTGTGGCAAAAATTATTAAGGATTTAAAACTAAATTTTGGGACTCGGATAATTTTTCAGCCTGCTGAAGAAATTGCGAGTGGAGCTAGATGGATGATTAAGGATGGTGCAACTAATGGTTTAACCCACATTTTTGGAGTTCATGTCTACCCCGATTTATCTGTAGGGACTATTGGCATTAAAGAGGGAAGTTTAACTGCAGCTGCTGGAGAACTTAATGTTGAGATTAAAGGAAAATCAGGCCATGGTGCTCGACCTCATGAAGGAGTTGATGCTATTTGGGCGGCTTCAAAAGTTATCTCGGGAATTCAAGAATCAATAACACGGAAGTTAGACCCTCTAGATCCAGTAGTAATAACTTTTGGGAAAATAAATGGTGGCAATGCATTCAATGTTCTCGCAGAAAAGGTTAATTTAATTGGTACTGTTAGATGCACTAATCGTAAAGTATTTACGAATATTGGTAATTGGCTCAATGAAAATATCACTTCTATAGCTAATAGTTGTGGAGCTGACGCAAAAGTAATATTTAGAGAAATTACCCCTTCAGTTAATAATAGTTCTGAAATTAATAGAGTCCTCAGAGAATCGGGAATTAAGGTTTTGGGTCAAGAAAATGTTATCGAATTACAAAAACCATCATTGGGAGCTGAGGATTTCGCTGAATTCTTAAATGAAATTCCTGGAGCTATGTTTAGGCTTGGGGTTTCTAATTCCAATGGATGTGCTCCTCTTCATAGTTCTAAATTTGATCCGGATGAAAGAGCTATTGCTGTTGGAATTAAAGTGATAACAGAATCCATAGTAAAGTTAAATAGTGAAATAACTAATAAAATTGATGGATGA
- the mreC gene encoding rod shape-determining protein MreC — translation MLDIRRISSSRWWHKKKNWIFFGIFLFLIFVRISKGSIYKDLYYFISKPFWPGQFQQEIILDSINQESLIKINLIKKDNTRLREILSLQDSSIDDAISAAVISRKTGSWWRQIILNKGSRDGVEIGNTVIGPGGLLGRVKNTSLFTSSVTLLTSPESKVAVWIDRIQINGLLVGVGDDYPSLILYSKDTDIKVGDFISSSPASTLLPPNIPIGIVQSIDEQFKAKKRIKIALLAKPNVIDWVQILKLKI, via the coding sequence ATGTTAGATATCCGAAGAATTTCTTCTAGTCGTTGGTGGCATAAGAAGAAAAATTGGATATTTTTTGGCATTTTTTTATTTTTAATTTTTGTAAGAATATCCAAAGGATCCATCTATAAAGATCTTTATTATTTTATTTCAAAGCCTTTTTGGCCTGGTCAATTTCAGCAAGAAATTATTCTTGACAGTATAAACCAAGAATCTTTAATAAAAATAAATCTTATAAAAAAAGATAATACAAGATTAAGGGAAATTTTATCTCTTCAGGATTCTTCTATTGATGATGCTATTTCAGCTGCAGTTATCTCAAGAAAAACTGGAAGTTGGTGGAGACAAATCATATTGAATAAGGGTTCAAGAGACGGAGTCGAAATTGGTAACACAGTTATCGGCCCGGGTGGATTATTAGGAAGAGTAAAAAATACTTCTTTATTTACATCTTCCGTGACATTATTAACCTCACCAGAAAGTAAGGTAGCCGTATGGATTGATAGAATTCAAATTAATGGATTACTTGTTGGGGTAGGAGATGATTATCCTAGCTTAATATTATATTCAAAAGATACTGATATAAAAGTTGGAGATTTCATATCATCATCCCCTGCTAGTACGCTACTACCTCCAAATATTCCTATCGGTATAGTTCAATCGATAGATGAGCAATTTAAAGCAAAAAAAAGAATAAAAATAGCACTTTTAGCAAAACCTAATGTTATTGATTGGGTGCAAATTCTTAAATTAAAAATTTAA
- a CDS encoding DUF3188 domain-containing protein, producing the protein MKINKRFVLSFVAPLMILISINGLIFRDSPRKIFYLPIGLMGILIILERDIKRQLDRKNILKKIKSYKKIK; encoded by the coding sequence ATGAAAATTAATAAAAGATTTGTTTTGTCTTTTGTGGCTCCTTTAATGATCCTTATATCTATTAATGGATTGATATTTAGGGATAGTCCAAGAAAGATTTTTTATTTACCTATTGGCTTAATGGGGATTCTAATTATTTTGGAAAGGGATATAAAAAGACAATTAGATAGAAAAAATATTCTAAAAAAGATAAAATCTTATAAAAAAATTAAATAA
- a CDS encoding tetratricopeptide repeat protein: MITFKKVKVCFLLIFIFFNIFYIAPCYSLSLREDLFKNALDLSSGGKFNLALQEWNQYLDSYPDDAAGFSNRGNVRLVVGDVKGSIDDQNKAISLNPSEIDPYINRGIAEEALGLWSQAKKDYMFVISLESNNFSALYNLANVEGSTSHWDEARDLFSKAALYNPGFAMARSSLALADFQLGNIDEAEKELIKLIRRYPNFADARAALTALNWSNGEAGKAESNWIAVTELDPRYSDEEWLEKIRRWPPQPIKDLMNFIDLK, translated from the coding sequence ATGATAACTTTTAAAAAAGTTAAGGTTTGTTTTTTATTAATTTTTATTTTTTTCAATATTTTTTATATTGCACCATGCTATTCATTATCTTTGAGAGAGGATTTGTTTAAAAATGCGTTAGATCTTAGTTCAGGCGGAAAATTTAACCTCGCTTTACAAGAATGGAATCAATATCTCGATTCTTATCCTGATGATGCTGCAGGTTTTAGCAATAGAGGAAATGTAAGACTTGTTGTAGGAGATGTTAAGGGATCAATAGATGACCAAAATAAGGCAATAAGTTTGAATCCTAGTGAAATAGATCCTTACATTAACAGGGGGATAGCTGAGGAAGCATTGGGTTTATGGTCGCAAGCGAAAAAGGATTATATGTTCGTTATTTCCCTAGAAAGTAACAATTTCTCTGCATTATATAATTTAGCTAACGTCGAAGGATCTACGTCCCATTGGGATGAAGCAAGAGATTTATTCTCAAAAGCTGCTTTATATAATCCAGGATTTGCCATGGCTAGGTCAAGTTTGGCGTTAGCAGATTTCCAGTTGGGAAATATTGATGAAGCTGAAAAAGAATTAATAAAGTTAATTAGACGTTATCCAAATTTTGCAGATGCTAGGGCAGCTTTAACAGCTTTGAATTGGTCTAACGGTGAAGCTGGTAAAGCAGAGAGTAATTGGATAGCTGTAACTGAATTAGATCCTAGATATAGTGATGAAGAATGGTTAGAAAAAATAAGAAGATGGCCTCCACAACCAATTAAAGATTTAATGAATTTTATTGATTTAAAATAA
- the thiC gene encoding phosphomethylpyrimidine synthase ThiC — MRSSWIKPRLGKDNVTQMNFARNGYITEEMDFVAKKENLPSSLIMEEVARGRLIIPANINHLNLEPMSIGIASRCKVNANIGASPNASDINEEVEKLKLAVKYGADTVMDLSTGGVNLDEVRQAIIQESPIPIGTVPVYQALESVHGSIDRLTEDDFLHIIEKHCQQGVDYQTIHAGLLIEHLPKVKGRITGIVSRGGGILAQWMLHHFKQNPLYTRFDDICEIFKKYDCTFSLGDSLRPGCLHDASDDAQLAELKTLGELTRRAWEHNVQVMVEGPGHVPMDQIEFNVRKQMEECSEAPFYVLGPLVTDISPGYDHISSAIGAAMAGWYGTSMLCYVTPKEHLGLPNAEDVREGLIAYKIAAHAADIARHRAGARDRDDELSHARYNFDWNKQFELSLDPERAKQYHDETLPEEIFKKAEFCSMCGPKHCPMNSKISDESLDQLKDKLEECNTSV, encoded by the coding sequence ATGAGAAGTTCTTGGATTAAGCCTCGCCTTGGCAAAGACAATGTAACTCAGATGAACTTTGCGAGAAATGGATATATCACTGAAGAAATGGATTTTGTTGCTAAAAAAGAGAATTTACCTTCTTCTTTAATAATGGAGGAAGTGGCAAGGGGAAGATTAATTATTCCAGCTAATATTAATCATTTGAATCTTGAGCCAATGTCTATAGGTATTGCTTCTAGATGCAAAGTTAATGCCAATATTGGTGCTTCCCCTAATGCAAGTGATATCAATGAAGAAGTAGAAAAGCTGAAACTTGCTGTTAAATATGGTGCTGATACGGTTATGGATCTATCTACGGGAGGAGTAAATTTAGATGAAGTCCGACAAGCAATTATTCAAGAATCTCCTATTCCAATAGGAACTGTTCCTGTTTATCAAGCTTTAGAAAGTGTTCATGGTTCAATAGATAGACTAACAGAAGACGATTTTCTCCATATTATTGAAAAACATTGTCAGCAGGGTGTAGATTATCAAACTATTCATGCTGGTCTATTAATAGAGCATTTGCCAAAAGTTAAAGGAAGAATTACAGGAATTGTAAGTAGAGGGGGAGGTATTTTAGCCCAATGGATGTTACATCATTTTAAACAAAATCCTCTCTATACGCGGTTTGATGATATCTGTGAGATTTTCAAGAAATATGATTGTACTTTTTCTCTAGGAGATTCACTGAGACCTGGATGTTTGCATGATGCTTCTGATGATGCTCAGCTAGCTGAATTGAAGACCTTAGGCGAGCTTACTAGAAGAGCATGGGAACATAATGTTCAAGTAATGGTTGAAGGTCCTGGTCATGTACCTATGGATCAAATTGAGTTTAATGTAAGAAAGCAAATGGAAGAATGTTCAGAAGCCCCTTTCTATGTACTTGGTCCATTAGTAACAGATATTTCTCCTGGTTATGACCATATATCAAGTGCCATTGGGGCCGCGATGGCAGGGTGGTATGGAACTTCTATGCTATGTTATGTAACCCCAAAAGAACATCTAGGACTTCCAAATGCAGAAGATGTACGAGAAGGATTAATTGCTTATAAAATAGCTGCTCACGCTGCTGATATAGCAAGACATAGAGCTGGCGCTAGGGATCGAGATGATGAACTTAGTCATGCAAGGTATAACTTCGATTGGAATAAACAATTCGAACTTTCATTAGATCCAGAAAGGGCAAAGCAGTATCATGATGAGACACTCCCTGAAGAGATCTTTAAAAAGGCTGAGTTTTGTTCAATGTGTGGCCCAAAACATTGTCCAATGAACTCAAAGATTTCAGATGAATCTCTTGATCAGCTAAAAGATAAACTTGAAGAATGTAATACTTCAGTCTAA